A single region of the Microcella sp. genome encodes:
- a CDS encoding DUF3800 domain-containing protein, with product MRRGDYIVYVDESGDHNLVDFDPHYPRFVLAFCIVKIDHYVDHVVPFVQRLKFDFFGHDMVVLHEREIRQRAQPFDILMREDTRTKFMSRLDELISSSRIGIVATVIRKPEFRDRRGSQLNPYEVALEFGLERVFLQLQVRGQVGRKTFVVFEGRGRLEDKELELAFRRILDTTKMRGMAQTLDFMCVDKKTNSSGLQIADLVARPIGIHDLRPKQPNHAWAVIEPKLVKSDDGQVRGYGLKIYP from the coding sequence ATGAGGCGCGGTGACTACATCGTCTATGTGGACGAAAGCGGCGACCACAACCTGGTTGACTTCGACCCTCACTACCCGCGCTTCGTGCTCGCATTCTGCATAGTCAAGATCGACCACTACGTCGATCACGTCGTGCCATTCGTGCAGCGCCTCAAGTTCGATTTCTTCGGCCATGACATGGTCGTTCTTCATGAGCGGGAGATCCGCCAGAGGGCTCAACCATTCGACATTCTGATGAGGGAGGACACTCGCACGAAGTTCATGAGTCGCCTCGATGAGTTAATCAGTTCTTCTCGAATCGGAATCGTCGCAACGGTGATCCGCAAGCCAGAGTTCCGCGATCGTCGGGGCTCACAGTTGAACCCCTACGAAGTAGCCCTCGAGTTCGGCCTCGAACGCGTCTTCCTTCAACTCCAGGTTCGGGGACAAGTGGGGCGCAAGACATTCGTTGTTTTCGAGGGTCGAGGCCGTCTCGAAGACAAGGAACTCGAACTCGCCTTCAGGCGAATTCTCGACACCACGAAAATGCGCGGCATGGCGCAGACGCTGGACTTCATGTGTGTCGACAAGAAGACCAACAGTTCGGGACTACAGATCGCAGACCTTGTCGCACGACCCATCGGTATCCACGACTTAAGGCCGAAGCAGCCGAACCACGCCTGGGCCGTCATCGAGCCGAAGCTGGTCAAGTCTGACGACGGGCAGGTGCGCGGCTACGGGCTCAAGATTTACCCGTGA
- a CDS encoding exonuclease domain-containing protein: MPLNFTAIDFETANNNAASACSVGLVKVRDGRVVDRAGWLIRPPFGFDDMLEWNTRIHGITAADIVDAPLWSEQVDALLDFVDGDTLAAHNAGFDIGVLSAAQRASALEVPRLSYVCSLRVARKTYHLDSYRLPVAAMAAGFEDFAHHDALADAEACAAIIVHAAKRHDVTEVADLARICGTSVGRTGAAADVDAADRRPAALA; the protein is encoded by the coding sequence GTGCCGCTGAACTTCACCGCGATCGACTTCGAGACCGCCAACAACAATGCGGCCTCGGCGTGCTCGGTGGGGCTCGTGAAGGTGCGCGATGGCCGAGTGGTCGATCGCGCGGGCTGGCTGATCCGCCCGCCGTTCGGCTTCGACGACATGCTCGAGTGGAACACGCGCATCCACGGCATCACCGCCGCCGACATCGTCGACGCTCCCCTGTGGTCTGAACAGGTGGATGCTTTGCTCGACTTCGTCGACGGCGACACCCTCGCGGCCCACAACGCGGGGTTCGACATAGGCGTGCTGAGCGCCGCGCAGCGGGCGAGCGCGCTCGAGGTGCCGAGACTGTCGTACGTGTGCAGCCTGCGGGTCGCCCGCAAGACCTACCACCTCGACTCGTACCGCCTGCCCGTCGCGGCGATGGCCGCCGGCTTCGAAGACTTCGCCCACCACGACGCCCTCGCCGACGCCGAGGCCTGCGCCGCGATCATCGTGCACGCGGCGAAGCGGCACGACGTGACCGAGGTCGCCGACCTCGCGCGCATCTGCGGCACGAGCGTCGGGCGAACCGGCGCAGCGGCTGATGTAGATGCTGCCGACCGTCGTCCTGCCGCGCTGGCTTAG
- a CDS encoding DMT family transporter has product MNLLRRYSPAVLAQLFWAMNFVVADRVIAEFTPLELTFLRWLGAFPILLVITVFIERRHRDKWRLAAREWWIHVIQAVLGMVGYTLLLYAALETTSPVNASVISAVNPALIALAAVVVLGERIRRGGVLGIVISFVGVVIVVVLGGSAAVEGFSIVPGDLLILGAIATWTAYVIISRRITTPPITATTVQVGLSALMLAPVMAIVGIQAQPTAEGWWGLALIIVFPSALAYLLWNVAVTQLGPSRTGVFLNLLPVFTAIIAVSLGDALTVWQVIGGLVVLAGVYLTTRPGATVAAVDARAEHPPRE; this is encoded by the coding sequence GTGAACCTGCTTCGCCGCTACTCGCCCGCCGTGCTGGCGCAATTGTTCTGGGCCATGAACTTCGTCGTCGCCGATCGGGTGATCGCCGAGTTCACGCCGCTCGAGCTGACGTTCTTGCGCTGGCTCGGCGCGTTTCCGATTCTGCTCGTGATCACCGTGTTCATCGAGCGACGGCACCGAGACAAGTGGCGGCTCGCGGCGCGCGAGTGGTGGATCCACGTCATTCAGGCCGTGCTCGGCATGGTCGGATACACCCTGCTGCTGTACGCGGCACTCGAGACCACCTCGCCGGTGAACGCGAGCGTGATCAGCGCCGTCAACCCCGCGCTCATCGCGCTCGCCGCCGTCGTGGTGCTGGGCGAGCGCATCCGTCGCGGGGGTGTGCTCGGCATCGTCATCTCGTTCGTCGGCGTCGTCATCGTGGTGGTGCTCGGCGGGTCTGCTGCGGTCGAGGGGTTCAGCATCGTGCCCGGCGACCTGCTCATTCTCGGAGCCATCGCCACCTGGACCGCCTACGTCATCATCAGCCGCCGCATCACGACTCCGCCGATCACGGCGACGACCGTGCAGGTGGGGCTGAGCGCGCTCATGCTCGCGCCGGTCATGGCTATCGTCGGCATCCAGGCCCAACCGACCGCCGAAGGCTGGTGGGGGCTGGCGCTCATCATCGTCTTTCCGAGCGCGCTCGCCTACCTGCTGTGGAACGTCGCCGTCACCCAGCTCGGCCCGTCGCGCACGGGAGTCTTCTTGAACCTGCTGCCCGTCTTCACGGCGATCATCGCCGTCTCGCTCGGTGATGCTCTCACCGTCTGGCAGGTGATCGGTGGTCTCGTCGTGCTCGCGGGCGTGTATCTGACGACGAGGCCGGGGGCGACGGTGGCGGCGGTGGATGCTCGCGCCGAGCATCCACCGAGGGAATAG
- a CDS encoding LLM class flavin-dependent oxidoreductase yields MTKLGFLSFGHWQDVPGSRTRTGAEVLQQAIELAVAAEEVGVDGAYFRVHHFARQHASPWPLLAAAGARTSRIELGTGVIDMRYENPLAMAELAGQADLIAGERLQLGISRGSPETVVDGWRAFGFEPAEGETDADMARRHTEVFRRAIAGEGFAAGNPRMTGTSAPQPVQPQSPSLSNRIWWGAGTRATAVWTAEQGMNLMSSTLLTEDTGVPFDELQAEQIAMFRAAWVSAAHARTPRVSVSRSILPIIDDETQYYFGVQAQGPQEDQVGILDGSRSRFGRSYIGTPDAIAAELARDAAVQAADTLLVTVPNQLGVEFNARVLQSIVRDIMPVVDAEVAPSLA; encoded by the coding sequence ATGACGAAGCTCGGGTTTCTCTCGTTCGGGCACTGGCAAGACGTGCCCGGTTCGCGCACGCGCACCGGTGCCGAAGTGCTGCAGCAGGCGATCGAGCTTGCAGTCGCGGCCGAAGAGGTCGGCGTCGACGGCGCATACTTTCGAGTGCACCACTTCGCGCGGCAGCACGCGTCGCCATGGCCGTTGCTCGCCGCCGCGGGTGCGCGCACGAGCCGCATCGAGCTCGGCACCGGGGTCATCGACATGCGCTACGAGAACCCGCTCGCGATGGCCGAGCTCGCCGGGCAGGCCGACCTCATCGCGGGTGAGCGCCTGCAGCTCGGCATCAGCCGAGGGTCACCCGAGACGGTCGTCGACGGCTGGCGCGCGTTCGGTTTCGAGCCCGCCGAGGGTGAGACTGATGCCGACATGGCGCGGCGCCACACCGAGGTCTTCCGTCGAGCGATCGCTGGCGAAGGCTTCGCAGCGGGTAATCCGCGCATGACGGGCACGAGCGCTCCGCAGCCGGTTCAGCCGCAGTCGCCGAGTTTGAGCAACCGCATCTGGTGGGGTGCAGGCACCCGCGCGACCGCCGTCTGGACTGCCGAGCAGGGCATGAACCTCATGAGCTCGACGCTGCTCACCGAAGACACCGGGGTGCCGTTCGATGAGTTGCAGGCTGAGCAGATCGCGATGTTCCGGGCGGCGTGGGTGTCGGCTGCGCACGCGCGCACGCCTCGGGTGTCGGTGAGCCGCAGCATTCTGCCGATCATCGACGACGAGACGCAGTACTACTTCGGCGTGCAGGCGCAGGGGCCGCAAGAAGACCAGGTCGGCATTCTCGACGGATCCCGCTCGCGCTTCGGCCGCTCGTACATCGGCACGCCCGACGCGATCGCCGCCGAACTCGCCCGCGACGCGGCCGTGCAGGCCGCCGACACGCTGCTGGTGACAGTGCCGAACCAGCTCGGCGTCGAGTTCAACGCGCGCGTGCTGCAGTCGATCGTGCGCGACATCATGCCGGTCGTCGACGCCGAGGTCGCGCCCTCGCTGGCCTAG
- a CDS encoding glycoside hydrolase family 36 protein, giving the protein MPNGFERIVAHPERPDHSAAQPGDTIVARLRLDGWHDVTVRVLHPFTWDAKFRGFRIDELAMSPARPRTLVSGAYSVADAAVLNHDDARGSRTPFDFPEGDRHDGVLYRSVGHSPEVDERYQDAAGWCTVAGVDADGREVALAMALDRSDCVLLDLLADDHGLTVQSRLPWQTFRPAELPAPDALPGLFVRHGVGGHDTAEAWLRELLAATVPSRASTAPPPLIADTWGFGTDIDPERVTAFFDVAAGLGVEVVTVDKGWEDHVGDWNAQAGYAGGVAGIAALAHDRGMKLGLWVGAGNASPDSAVATAHPDWLATWNGRHQMVSHRNHSLCLGHEPAREHVLACLDRLVRDGVDWLLHDFETISRCDAEHHTHDPGAGEAAGVAGWYSVLASLRESHPALLIENCWNGGKPLDLQMIAHHDTTIGDDWCRSEENRLAALGLGVYLPSSWTSKYMGDEPNKPLRAQLAPYLVGGPWILMGDLPGWAPSQLAEMQRAIEIYRDWRTASMDARAVPPVLSGSSAGVTGLACTPRPDGAQLATFAVTESAVGAEVRWHPLLASSADAWLVRDEWSGAEQRMTLAELEAGILLDTASADGLALSVRPV; this is encoded by the coding sequence ATGCCCAACGGCTTCGAGCGCATCGTCGCGCACCCCGAGCGTCCTGACCACTCCGCCGCACAGCCCGGCGACACGATCGTCGCCCGCCTGCGGCTCGACGGCTGGCACGACGTGACCGTGCGGGTGCTGCACCCCTTCACGTGGGATGCGAAGTTTCGCGGCTTCCGCATCGATGAGCTCGCGATGAGCCCGGCCCGGCCGCGCACGCTCGTGAGCGGCGCCTACTCGGTCGCCGATGCCGCCGTGCTCAATCACGACGACGCACGCGGCTCGCGCACGCCCTTCGACTTTCCCGAAGGCGACCGCCACGACGGAGTGCTCTACCGCTCTGTCGGGCACTCCCCCGAGGTCGACGAGCGCTATCAGGATGCAGCCGGCTGGTGCACCGTGGCAGGCGTCGACGCCGACGGGCGGGAGGTCGCGCTGGCGATGGCCCTCGACCGCAGCGACTGCGTGCTGCTCGACCTGCTCGCCGACGACCACGGTCTGACCGTGCAGTCGCGCCTGCCGTGGCAGACCTTCCGCCCCGCCGAGCTTCCGGCCCCGGATGCCCTCCCGGGCCTGTTCGTGCGCCACGGCGTCGGCGGCCACGACACCGCCGAGGCCTGGCTGCGCGAGCTGCTGGCCGCGACGGTGCCGAGCCGAGCATCCACCGCCCCGCCACCGCTCATCGCCGACACCTGGGGCTTCGGCACCGACATCGACCCCGAGCGCGTCACGGCGTTCTTCGACGTCGCGGCCGGCCTCGGCGTCGAGGTCGTGACGGTCGACAAGGGCTGGGAAGACCACGTCGGCGACTGGAACGCGCAGGCCGGCTACGCGGGCGGGGTCGCCGGCATCGCCGCGCTTGCGCACGATCGCGGAATGAAGCTCGGGCTCTGGGTGGGGGCTGGCAACGCCTCCCCCGACTCGGCGGTCGCGACCGCGCACCCCGACTGGCTCGCCACCTGGAACGGCCGCCACCAGATGGTGTCGCACCGCAACCATTCGCTGTGCCTCGGGCACGAGCCCGCGCGCGAGCACGTGCTCGCCTGCCTCGACCGCCTGGTGCGCGACGGCGTCGACTGGCTGCTGCACGACTTCGAGACCATCAGCCGGTGCGACGCCGAGCACCACACGCACGACCCCGGTGCAGGCGAGGCGGCTGGGGTCGCGGGCTGGTACTCGGTGCTGGCGTCGCTGCGCGAGTCGCACCCCGCGCTGCTCATCGAGAACTGCTGGAACGGCGGCAAGCCCCTCGACCTCCAGATGATCGCCCACCACGACACGACGATCGGCGACGACTGGTGCCGTTCGGAGGAGAACCGGCTCGCGGCCCTCGGCCTCGGCGTCTACCTGCCCTCGTCGTGGACGAGCAAGTACATGGGCGATGAGCCGAACAAGCCCCTGCGGGCGCAGCTCGCACCGTACCTCGTCGGCGGCCCGTGGATTCTCATGGGCGACCTGCCGGGCTGGGCGCCTTCGCAGCTTGCCGAGATGCAGCGCGCGATCGAGATCTACCGCGACTGGCGTACGGCGTCGATGGATGCTCGCGCGGTGCCGCCCGTGCTCTCGGGTTCTTCGGCCGGGGTGACGGGTCTCGCGTGCACCCCGCGGCCCGATGGCGCGCAGCTCGCGACCTTCGCGGTCACCGAGTCTGCCGTGGGCGCCGAGGTGCGCTGGCACCCCCTGCTCGCGTCGAGCGCGGATGCCTGGCTCGTGCGCGACGAGTGGAGCGGCGCCGAGCAGCGGATGACCCTCGCCGAGCTCGAGGCCGGCATCCTGCTCGACACAGCGAGCGCTGACGGCCTCGCCCTCAGCGTGCGACCCGTCTAG
- a CDS encoding gamma-glutamyltransferase: MRGAGTGASLFGRGGTAVDAAVPAAFVLHVVEPHLNGPGGDLTAIVAPAGEHPFVLAGQGAAPAAVTIEHYRGLGSMRHSQAHPPHGEHCTRPGTGGGFPNG, translated from the coding sequence ATGCGCGGCGCTGGTACGGGGGCGTCATTGTTCGGGCGGGGCGGCACCGCGGTCGACGCCGCCGTGCCCGCCGCCTTCGTGCTGCACGTCGTCGAGCCGCACCTCAACGGGCCGGGCGGAGACCTGACGGCGATCGTGGCGCCCGCGGGAGAGCATCCGTTCGTGCTCGCTGGCCAAGGCGCTGCGCCTGCCGCCGTGACCATCGAGCACTACCGCGGGCTCGGGTCGATGAGGCACTCGCAGGCTCACCCGCCCCACGGGGAACACTGCACCCGTCCCGGAACAGGAGGAGGGTTCCCGAACGGGTGA
- the ychF gene encoding redox-regulated ATPase YchF — MALTIGIVGLPNVGKSTLFNALTENDVLAANYPFATIEPNVGVVELPDPRLKVLAEIFGSERILPAAVSFVDIAGIVKGASEGEGLGNQFLANIRESDAIAQVVRAFTDSDVVHVAGAVDPASDMETINTELMLADLQTLEKAIPRYEKEVKGKKLDPSVLQAAQDAHALLSAGTTLSSAGFDAAPIRELGLLSAKPFIYVFNVDEGVLGDTARMDELAALVAPAKAVFLDAKIESELIGMDADDAAELLASTGQAESGLNQLARIGFDTLGLQTYLTAGPKESRAWTIGKGWKAPQAAGVIHTDFEKGFIKAEVIGFDDLVECGSVAEARAKGKARIEGKDYVMQDGDVVEFRFNV, encoded by the coding sequence GTGGCTCTCACTATCGGCATCGTCGGCCTGCCCAACGTCGGCAAGTCCACCCTCTTCAACGCGCTCACCGAGAACGACGTGCTCGCGGCGAACTACCCGTTCGCCACGATCGAGCCCAACGTCGGGGTCGTCGAGCTGCCCGACCCTCGCCTTAAGGTGCTCGCCGAGATCTTCGGCAGCGAGCGCATCCTGCCCGCCGCCGTGTCGTTCGTCGACATCGCGGGCATCGTGAAGGGCGCGAGCGAGGGCGAGGGGCTCGGCAACCAGTTCCTCGCGAACATCCGCGAGTCCGACGCGATCGCGCAGGTTGTGCGCGCCTTCACCGACTCCGATGTCGTGCACGTCGCCGGAGCCGTCGACCCCGCCAGCGACATGGAGACCATCAACACCGAGCTCATGCTCGCCGACCTGCAGACGCTCGAGAAGGCGATCCCGCGGTATGAGAAAGAGGTGAAGGGCAAGAAGCTCGACCCCTCGGTCTTGCAAGCGGCACAGGATGCTCACGCGCTGCTCTCCGCCGGCACCACCCTCTCCTCCGCCGGATTCGACGCCGCGCCCATCCGCGAGCTCGGCCTGCTCAGCGCGAAGCCCTTCATCTACGTGTTCAACGTCGACGAGGGGGTGCTCGGCGACACCGCGCGCATGGACGAGCTCGCCGCGCTCGTGGCGCCCGCCAAGGCCGTCTTCCTCGACGCGAAGATCGAGAGCGAGCTCATCGGCATGGACGCCGACGACGCGGCCGAACTATTGGCGTCGACGGGTCAAGCCGAGAGCGGGCTCAACCAGCTGGCGCGCATCGGCTTCGACACCCTGGGTCTGCAGACCTACCTCACGGCCGGCCCGAAAGAGTCGCGCGCCTGGACGATCGGCAAAGGCTGGAAGGCTCCGCAGGCCGCGGGCGTCATCCACACCGACTTCGAGAAGGGCTTCATCAAGGCCGAGGTCATCGGCTTCGACGACCTCGTGGAGTGCGGCTCGGTCGCCGAGGCCCGCGCAAAGGGCAAGGCCCGCATCGAGGGCAAGGACTACGTCATGCAAGACGGCGACGTGGTCGAGTTCCGGTTTAACGTCTAA
- a CDS encoding metalloregulator ArsR/SmtB family transcription factor gives MFDSFKAVADPARWRLVELLAERPRPVGVLAQLAGARQPQTTKHLQTLEAAGLVTAQRSAQRRIYALRPDALRELAAELSRIADVNDRSNRETFDRYGQNLEMERHTAQQPGWADGRSFRFRRALAARPDIVWAHLTEQALLQQWWKPDDLRVSRLEFDARFGGRIVHEYRDVEDVDDADVVAGHAEGVVDLVDPEKRLAYRLSPVLPDGRVALTAHLDMRLSPAPIGTVLDVEFRITDSAVEGADFVAGIEIGFGQSLDKLAAILSAETAEGR, from the coding sequence GTGTTCGACTCGTTCAAGGCCGTGGCTGACCCCGCGCGATGGCGGCTGGTGGAGCTGCTGGCCGAGCGCCCTCGGCCTGTTGGTGTCCTTGCGCAACTCGCTGGGGCGCGTCAGCCACAGACGACGAAACATCTTCAGACGCTGGAGGCCGCAGGGCTCGTGACCGCACAGCGCAGCGCGCAGCGTCGTATCTACGCGCTTCGGCCTGATGCGTTGCGTGAGCTGGCTGCCGAGCTGTCGCGGATCGCGGACGTCAACGACCGGTCGAATCGTGAGACTTTTGATCGCTATGGCCAGAATCTGGAGATGGAGCGGCACACTGCCCAGCAGCCCGGCTGGGCAGATGGTCGTTCGTTCCGATTCCGCCGCGCCCTGGCGGCGCGACCCGACATTGTGTGGGCGCACCTGACAGAGCAGGCTTTGCTCCAGCAATGGTGGAAACCAGACGACCTGCGCGTCTCCCGGCTGGAGTTCGACGCCCGCTTCGGAGGGCGGATCGTGCACGAGTACCGGGATGTTGAGGACGTGGACGATGCGGATGTCGTCGCAGGTCACGCCGAGGGGGTCGTCGACCTCGTCGATCCGGAGAAGCGCCTCGCGTATCGCCTGTCACCGGTACTTCCCGACGGGCGCGTGGCCTTGACAGCGCACCTGGATATGCGCCTCTCCCCGGCACCGATCGGGACCGTGCTCGATGTCGAGTTCCGCATCACGGACTCGGCCGTCGAAGGAGCGGACTTCGTCGCCGGCATCGAGATCGGCTTCGGCCAGAGCCTCGACAAGCTCGCCGCGATCCTCAGCGCAGAGACCGCGGAGGGACGGTAG
- a CDS encoding dihydrofolate reductase family protein: MGRLIINVAMTVNGAFEAPAPEPMGGWLVTDADSMEAGREMWQAADAMLLGRKTYEGLAAAWPQLADAPGFEAYAARMNSMPKFVASRTLTAPLEWNATLLGGDMVDAIRHLKHEHPGTLIAPSAGEFARELIAHDLVDEYWITVSPYLWANGPRLFDGIGPIRLEPTGTTIYPSGLVRLSYRRVPQVEA; the protein is encoded by the coding sequence ATGGGGCGACTGATCATCAACGTGGCGATGACCGTCAACGGGGCGTTCGAAGCGCCGGCACCGGAGCCGATGGGGGGCTGGCTCGTCACCGACGCAGACAGCATGGAGGCCGGTCGGGAGATGTGGCAGGCCGCGGACGCGATGCTGCTGGGCCGTAAGACCTACGAGGGACTGGCAGCCGCCTGGCCGCAGCTGGCGGACGCACCCGGCTTCGAGGCCTACGCGGCACGCATGAACAGCATGCCGAAGTTCGTTGCCTCCCGAACGCTCACCGCACCCCTTGAATGGAACGCGACCCTGCTCGGCGGCGACATGGTCGACGCGATCCGACACCTCAAGCACGAGCACCCCGGTACCCTGATCGCTCCCTCCGCCGGCGAGTTCGCTCGGGAACTGATCGCGCACGACCTCGTCGACGAATACTGGATCACCGTCAGCCCGTATCTCTGGGCGAACGGCCCCCGGCTTTTCGACGGTATCGGGCCGATCCGTCTGGAGCCGACAGGAACCACGATCTACCCCTCTGGGCTGGTTCGCCTCAGCTACCGACGGGTTCCGCAGGTCGAAGCATGA
- the rhuM gene encoding RhuM family protein, which produces MWLSRGQLALLFGRDVKTIGKHVLNAQREELDGIATVAKFATVQREGDRLVERQVEHYNIDMILSVGYRVKSAEGVHFRRWANDVLRRYVLEGSALNERRLQELGSIVQVLSRSSDELVAGVAEVVDRYLPSLRTLRDYDNGRVDESPGTAPTWQLTYEEARSVIDQVAAEFPADTLFGGERGDALRGIIATLYQGFGGVELYPTVQSKAANLLYLVIKDHPLTDGNKRSAAALFVHFLQRNGALAGRSGSSLISNNALAAITLMVAMSDPKEKELMIALVVSMLADAPL; this is translated from the coding sequence GTGTGGCTTTCGCGCGGGCAACTCGCGTTGCTGTTTGGCCGAGACGTCAAGACGATCGGCAAGCACGTGCTGAACGCTCAACGCGAAGAGCTCGACGGAATCGCAACTGTCGCAAAATTTGCGACAGTTCAGCGCGAGGGCGATCGACTAGTTGAGCGCCAGGTGGAGCACTACAACATCGACATGATTCTCTCGGTCGGGTATCGCGTGAAGTCGGCCGAGGGCGTGCATTTTCGACGTTGGGCGAATGACGTACTTCGCCGATACGTGCTCGAGGGCAGCGCCCTGAACGAACGACGGCTACAGGAGCTTGGGTCCATCGTGCAGGTGCTATCCCGGTCGTCAGACGAACTCGTCGCGGGTGTCGCTGAGGTCGTCGACCGCTACTTGCCGAGCCTTCGCACACTCCGTGACTACGACAACGGGAGAGTCGACGAGTCGCCAGGTACGGCTCCGACGTGGCAGCTGACCTACGAAGAAGCCCGATCAGTGATCGACCAGGTCGCGGCCGAGTTTCCGGCAGACACGCTTTTCGGCGGCGAGCGCGGCGACGCACTGCGCGGCATCATCGCGACCCTCTACCAGGGCTTCGGAGGCGTCGAGCTCTACCCGACCGTGCAGTCCAAAGCGGCGAACCTGCTGTACCTCGTCATCAAAGACCACCCGCTCACCGACGGCAACAAACGCAGCGCTGCTGCGCTGTTCGTCCACTTCCTCCAGCGGAACGGTGCGCTTGCGGGCCGCAGCGGGTCATCCCTCATTTCCAACAACGCACTCGCCGCCATCACCCTCATGGTTGCCATGAGCGACCCCAAGGAGAAGGAGCTGATGATCGCGCTCGTCGTCAGCATGCTCGCCGACGCCCCGCTGTGA